A region from the Alosa alosa isolate M-15738 ecotype Scorff River chromosome 7, AALO_Geno_1.1, whole genome shotgun sequence genome encodes:
- the LOC125297478 gene encoding eukaryotic translation initiation factor 3 subunit B-like — protein sequence MQNTLDMAAGAEFDEDEEEPSFSDPEDFVDDIEDEELLADVLREKPLEADGIDSVVVVDNVPQVGPERLEKLKNVIHKIFSKFGKITNEFYPDTEGTTKGYIFLEYANPNHALEAVKNADGYKLDKQHTFRVNLFTDFDKYMNICDEWETPEKQPFKDFGNMRHWIEDQDCRDQYSVIYESGERTAIFANDPKEPIVAEERARWTETYVRWSPKGTYLATFHQRGIALWGGEKFKQIQRFSHQGVSLIDFSPCERYVVTFSPLLDTKEDPQAIIIWDILTGQKKRGFHCESSAHWPIFKWSQDGKFFARMTQDTLSIYETPSMGLLDKKSLKINGIKDFSWSPGDNIIAFWVPEDKDIPARVTLMQLPSRQEIRVRNLFNVVDCKLHWQRNGDYLCVKVDRTPKGTQGVVTNFEIFRMREKQVPVDVVEMKESIIAFAWEPNGSKFAVLHGESPRINASFYHVKNNGKIDLIKMFDKQQANSIFWSPQGQFMVLAGLRSMNGALAFVDTSDCTMMNIAEHYMASDVEWDPTGRYVVTSVSWWSHKVDNAYWLWTFQGRLLQKNNKDRFCQLLWRPRPPTLLSNEEIKNIKKDLKKYSKIFEQKDRLSQSKASKELVDKRRLMMEEYRNYRERAMQAYNDQRELRLQLRGDVDTDELESNVEDWEEETIEFFINEEIIPLGDLE from the exons GGAGCCTTCGTTTAGCGACCCCGAGGACTTCGTGGACGACATCGAGGATGAAG AGCTCTTGGCAGATGTTCTGCGGGAGAAGCCGCTGGAGGCCGACGGTATCGactctgtggtggtggtggacaaCGTGCCCCAGGTCGGCCCCGAGAGACTTGAGAAGCTCAAAAACGTCATTCACAAAATTTTCTCTAAGTTTGGCAAAATCACCAATGAATTTTATCCAGATACAGAGGGTACAACAAAAGG GTACATTTTCCTAGAATATGCTAATCCGAACCACGCCCTAGAGGCTGTAAAGAACGCTGATGGCTACAAGCTCGACAAACAACATACATTCAGAGTAAACCTCTTCACAGACTTTGACAA GTACATGAATATCTGTGATGAATGGGAGACTCCAGAAAAACAGCCATTCAAGGACTTT GGTAACATGCGGCACTGGATTGAGGATCAAGACTGTCGGGATCAGTACAGTGTGATCTATGAATCAGGCGAGAGGACGGCCATATTTGCCAATGATCCTAAAGAGCCAATCGTTGCTGAGGAGAGAGCA CGCTGGACAGAGACCTACGTCCGTTGGTCGCCCAAAGGCACGTACCTGGCCACCTTCCACCAGAGAGGCATTGCATTATGGGGAGGCGAGAAGTTCAAGCAGATCCAGAGGTTCAGTCACCAGGGTGTGTCCCTCATCGACTTCTCGCCCTGTGAGAG GTACGTGGTGACGTTCAGTCCCCTGTTGGACACCAAGGAGGACCCACAGGCCATCATCATCTGGGACATCCTGACTggacagaagaagagagggtTCCACTGCGAGAGCTCCGCACACTGGCCCATCTTCAA ATGGAGTCAGGATGGGAAGTTCTTTGCTAGAATGACCCAAGACACGCTCAGCATCTATGAGACACCG TCTATGGGCCTGCTCGATAAGAAGAGTCTCAAGATCAATGGAATTAA GGATTTCTCGTGGTCGCCGGGTGACAACATCATTGCGTTCTGGGTCCCGGAGGATAAGGACATCCCGGCGCGCGTGACACTGATGCAACTGCCCTCGCGTCAGGAGATCCGCGTCAGGAACCTCTTCAACGTGGTGGACTGCAAGCTGCACTGGCAGCGCAACGGAGACTACCTGTGCGTCAAGGTGGACCGCACACCCAAGGGAACACAG GGTGTGGTCACAAATTTTGAAATCTTCCGCATGAGGGAAAAGCAGGTGCCCGTAGACGTGGTGGAAATGAAAG AGAGCATCATAGCGTTTGCGTGGGAGCCCAACGGTAGCAAGTTTGCCGTCCTTCACGGCGAGTCTCCCCGGATCAACGCCTCCTTCTACCACGTGAAGAACAACGGCAAGATCGATCTCATCA agATGTTTGACAAGCAGCAGGCCAACAGCATCTTCTGGAGCCCTCAGGGACAGTTCATGGTTCTAGCCGGACTaaggag tatGAATGGCGCTCTTGCGTTCGTGGATACGTCGGACTGTACCATGATGAACATCGCTGAGCACTACATGGCGTCGGACGTGGAGTGGGACCCCACGGGACGCTACGTAGTCACGTCCGTCTCCTGGTGGAGTCACAAG GTGGACAATGCCTACTGGTTGTGGACTTTCCAAGGGCGTCTTCTACAGAAAAACAACAAGGATCGTTTCTGCCAGCTGCTATGGAGACCACGTCCACCAACTCTACTGAGTAATGAGGAAATCAAG AATATAAAGAAGGACCTGAAAAAGTATTCCAAGATTTTCGAGCAGAAAGATCGCCTAAGCCAGTCCAAGGCCTCCAAG GAGCTGGTGGACAAGCGTCGGCTGATGATGGAGGAGTACCGGAATTACCGGGAGCGCGCAATGCAGGCCTACAACGATCAGAGGGAGCTCCGCCTTCAGCTACGAGGAG ATGTGGACACAGATGAGCTGGAAAGTAACGTGGAGGATTGGGAGGAGGAGACCATCGAGTTTTTCATTAACGAAGAGATCATTCCTTTAGGAGActtggagtag